One window from the genome of Pyrobaculum ferrireducens encodes:
- a CDS encoding methyltransferase, whose amino-acid sequence MDYLLTTVPGLEDFVIEELAERFGAQRARGLYMTGRVVAQVEAAPPELFRLRTVERFGVFLGDGRADTLGEVVELAVGQLHKALRYLTANTTAGVRCERVGEHGFTSRDVEREVGRWLKDRGFTISLVDPDVEINVDVVEHYVSVWVTVAKRSLKDRPWRVYQHYASLNPIIANAMARLAKPQPGETICDLTCGGGTVVAEAAELYPHARYLCIDISLRHVKGALVNTAHLPQVDHIWFDSTKVYRAARPICDKYIFNPPYGFRIPGRIGRLYRLLGKAMRRLARGCATYVVITPRYRTFLSQVGGELLLKRVIYQGGLYSHIIMGRICR is encoded by the coding sequence GTGGATTACCTACTCACCACGGTGCCCGGGCTGGAGGACTTCGTCATTGAGGAGCTCGCAGAGAGGTTCGGCGCGCAGAGGGCGAGGGGCCTCTACATGACGGGGAGGGTGGTGGCCCAGGTGGAGGCGGCCCCCCCGGAGCTGTTCCGTCTGAGGACTGTGGAGCGCTTCGGCGTCTTCCTGGGGGACGGCCGTGCCGACACTTTGGGGGAGGTGGTGGAGCTCGCCGTCGGTCAGCTCCACAAGGCGCTTAGATACCTAACGGCGAACACCACGGCGGGGGTGAGGTGCGAGCGGGTGGGGGAGCACGGCTTCACCTCGCGGGACGTGGAGCGGGAGGTCGGCAGGTGGCTCAAGGACAGAGGCTTCACCATAAGCCTGGTGGACCCCGACGTCGAGATAAACGTCGACGTGGTGGAGCACTACGTCTCCGTCTGGGTGACGGTGGCCAAGAGGAGTCTAAAGGACAGGCCCTGGCGCGTGTATCAGCACTACGCGAGCCTAAACCCCATAATTGCAAACGCCATGGCGAGGCTAGCCAAGCCGCAACCCGGCGAGACCATCTGCGACTTGACCTGCGGAGGCGGGACTGTGGTGGCAGAGGCCGCTGAGCTCTACCCACACGCACGCTACCTATGTATAGACATCTCCCTTAGACATGTCAAAGGAGCCCTGGTCAACACAGCCCACCTCCCCCAGGTGGACCACATCTGGTTCGACTCCACCAAGGTATATAGAGCCGCGAGGCCCATCTGCGACAAATACATATTCAACCCCCCGTACGGCTTCAGAATACCTGGAAGAATCGGCAGGCTCTACCGCCTACTGGGGAAGGCCATGAGGAGGCTCGCCAGGGGGTGCGCCACCTACGTCGTCATCACCCCGAGGTACAGAACCTTCCTCAGCCAGGTGGGTGGAGAGCTCCTCCTCAAGAGAGTTATCTACCAGGGGGGCCTCTACAGCCACATCATAATGGGTAGAATATGCCGGTAA
- a CDS encoding cysteine hydrolase family protein: protein MLPESVKVPKIALVDKVSLPARRTAVVVVDMQNDFAHPNGRLFAPAARDIIPRIAALLERARRSGVRVVYTQDTHYRDDPVEFPIWGEHVVKGSWGWQIVDELKPGEGDVVVEKMRYDAFFGTPLDHVLRMYGVQHLVVTGTVANICVLHTVASARLRLYDVVVPIDAIAALNEFDYAAALRQMDFLYRVTLTKTEGVEFI, encoded by the coding sequence ATGTTGCCGGAGAGTGTAAAGGTGCCGAAGATCGCTCTGGTGGATAAGGTGTCTCTTCCGGCGAGGAGGACTGCGGTTGTTGTGGTGGATATGCAGAACGACTTTGCCCACCCCAATGGGAGGCTGTTTGCGCCTGCGGCTCGGGACATAATTCCGCGCATCGCGGCGCTTCTGGAGCGGGCTAGGCGGAGCGGGGTGAGGGTGGTGTATACGCAGGATACGCACTACAGAGACGACCCAGTGGAGTTCCCCATCTGGGGTGAGCATGTGGTTAAGGGGAGCTGGGGGTGGCAGATTGTGGATGAGCTCAAGCCGGGGGAGGGAGATGTCGTGGTTGAGAAGATGAGGTACGACGCCTTTTTCGGCACGCCGCTTGACCACGTGCTCCGCATGTACGGCGTGCAGCACCTCGTGGTGACCGGCACCGTGGCTAACATCTGCGTGCTTCACACGGTGGCCAGCGCGAGGCTTAGGCTTTACGATGTGGTTGTGCCCATAGACGCAATCGCGGCCCTCAACGAGTTTGACTACGCCGCGGCTCTGAGGCAGATGGACTTCCTCTACCGGGTGACGCTGACGAAGACGGAGGGGGTGGAATTCATATAG
- a CDS encoding PINc/VapC family ATPase: protein MDKYVADSSVVLDGTLKEAVVAGKVRGTVFILSELVEYFSQLARSGDGVGVVGMEELRDLYDVVDKLGLGDFVKIEVVPAGRRLEPGELDAYARRLAKENGYVYVTSDELARDTAVVEGVEVLYLGRTRDVLTIEKFFGPDVMSVHLKEGLPPFGKVGRPGNWRIVQLSNEPLTRKQLEAVVRELISEASRLGPRTKIEIRRPHSLIIQHKEYRIVIVFPPVSERLEITATRPVVRKRIEDYGLDPRVLERLEKSAEGILIAGAPGAGKTTFAQALAEFYLSKGKVVKTVESPRDMVLSPAITQLSKNLATSEEIHDLLLLSRPDYTIFDEMRDTADFQLYVDLRLAGVGMVGVVHATSPIDAIQRFIRRVELGMIPSIIDTVIFMRDGEVRKIYALSMVVKVPAGMREEDLARPVILVKDFLTDEVEYEIYVFGEETFVVPVKRAEEGRAPSRKIYSMVVSALKRYVPPSEIRLEERDGLILIKVPEEYLGVVLSRGVSKLEKLRRKLSVDFRIEAR, encoded by the coding sequence GTGGATAAGTACGTGGCTGACAGCTCGGTGGTGCTTGACGGGACGCTGAAGGAGGCCGTGGTGGCCGGCAAGGTGAGAGGCACCGTCTTCATCCTCTCGGAGCTGGTGGAGTACTTCTCCCAGCTGGCCAGGTCAGGTGACGGCGTCGGCGTGGTGGGTATGGAGGAGCTGAGGGATCTCTACGACGTGGTGGATAAGCTGGGCCTGGGCGACTTTGTGAAAATCGAGGTGGTTCCCGCGGGCAGGCGGCTGGAGCCGGGGGAGCTCGACGCCTACGCCAGGCGCCTAGCTAAGGAGAATGGCTACGTCTACGTCACTAGCGACGAGCTGGCGAGGGACACCGCGGTGGTGGAGGGGGTGGAGGTGCTGTATCTGGGTAGGACGCGCGACGTGCTGACTATTGAGAAGTTCTTCGGCCCCGACGTAATGTCGGTGCATTTGAAGGAGGGCCTTCCGCCGTTTGGCAAGGTGGGGAGGCCGGGCAACTGGCGTATTGTGCAACTCTCCAATGAGCCGCTTACGCGGAAGCAACTGGAGGCTGTGGTGAGGGAGCTCATATCGGAGGCGTCGCGTCTGGGGCCCCGCACGAAGATAGAGATTAGGAGGCCCCACTCCTTGATAATACAGCATAAAGAGTATAGAATTGTCATAGTCTTCCCGCCGGTCTCCGAGAGGCTTGAGATCACAGCCACGAGGCCCGTGGTGAGGAAGAGGATTGAGGACTACGGGCTTGACCCGAGGGTTTTGGAGAGGCTTGAGAAAAGCGCGGAGGGCATCCTCATCGCCGGGGCCCCCGGCGCTGGCAAGACAACCTTTGCCCAGGCACTTGCCGAGTTTTACCTAAGCAAGGGGAAGGTGGTGAAGACTGTGGAGTCGCCTAGGGATATGGTGCTCAGCCCAGCTATAACCCAGCTCTCCAAGAACCTCGCCACTTCGGAGGAGATACACGACCTGCTCCTCCTCTCGAGGCCCGACTACACCATATTTGACGAGATGAGGGACACGGCGGACTTCCAGCTCTATGTGGATTTGAGGCTCGCCGGCGTGGGGATGGTGGGGGTTGTCCACGCCACGTCGCCTATAGATGCCATCCAGCGCTTCATTAGGAGGGTGGAGCTGGGGATGATCCCCTCGATTATAGACACGGTGATTTTCATGAGGGACGGCGAGGTGCGGAAGATATACGCCTTGTCTATGGTGGTGAAGGTGCCCGCCGGCATGAGGGAGGAGGACCTGGCTAGGCCCGTGATCCTCGTTAAGGACTTCCTCACCGACGAGGTGGAGTACGAGATATATGTATTTGGCGAGGAGACCTTCGTAGTCCCGGTTAAGAGGGCTGAGGAGGGGAGGGCGCCGAGCCGCAAGATTTACTCCATGGTGGTGTCGGCGCTGAAGCGCTACGTGCCTCCCAGCGAGATTAGGCTGGAGGAGCGGGACGGCCTAATCTTGATAAAAGTCCCGGAGGAGTACCTCGGGGTGGTGCTCTCCCGCGGCGTGTCGAAGTTGGAGAAACTCAGAAGGAAGCTGTCGGTAGACTTCAGGATAGAGGCTAGGTGA
- a CDS encoding class I SAM-dependent methyltransferase — translation MSRAVAKYYDSIAHIYSDVYLKMEYYRRLYRRIGEVLDRYIKPGMSVLDVGSGTGFWSLYMTRLGARVTSLDISQISLKQCRCVEKVAGDAARLPVRRGVYDAVTALGSVYNHLSDVGDAFRSAAWALRRGGLFIADIDNAVCVDMLYEYLLFQNPWKLIAAARDGVVRGVWESADGEIPLTYYSYFYVKSALARAGLRLVEARPIYLAPPLPTRLLQRKFRLGFFEKLDLLKPLAPLSTTVVYIAVKA, via the coding sequence GTGAGCAGGGCGGTAGCCAAGTACTACGACTCCATAGCTCACATCTACAGCGACGTCTATCTCAAGATGGAGTACTACAGACGCCTCTACCGGCGCATCGGCGAGGTGCTGGATAGATACATCAAGCCGGGCATGTCGGTACTCGACGTGGGCTCCGGCACAGGCTTCTGGAGCCTCTACATGACGCGGCTAGGGGCCCGCGTAACCTCGCTGGACATCTCTCAGATTTCTCTCAAGCAGTGCCGGTGCGTCGAGAAAGTCGCCGGAGACGCCGCGCGCCTCCCCGTGAGGAGGGGGGTCTACGACGCCGTGACCGCCCTCGGGAGCGTGTACAACCACCTAAGCGACGTGGGGGACGCCTTCCGCTCCGCGGCTTGGGCGCTGAGGAGAGGCGGCCTTTTCATAGCCGACATAGACAACGCCGTCTGTGTAGATATGCTGTACGAATACCTCCTTTTCCAAAACCCCTGGAAGCTCATTGCGGCGGCTAGAGACGGCGTTGTGAGGGGGGTCTGGGAGTCCGCCGACGGCGAAATCCCCCTCACCTACTACTCATATTTCTATGTTAAATCCGCCTTGGCTAGGGCCGGGCTTAGGCTGGTCGAGGCGAGGCCTATATACCTCGCGCCGCCCCTACCCACGCGGCTCCTCCAGAGGAAGTTCCGGCTAGGCTTTTTCGAAAAGCTAGATCTCCTAAAGCCCCTAGCCCCCCTCTCCACCACTGTGGTATACATAGCTGTTAAAGCTTGA
- a CDS encoding DUF3800 domain-containing protein, whose protein sequence is MIVFIDESGLKDVCNCVALGAVAFASSRGATYLELGRHLVDNIKRMLRIGGELKWRAVKRRGNPEAVIALIEKAAELRYTAFHYKTPEGFLRELEELARDAALAVLDNQLLHGDLRPGFRYVERDSRRTPGIQLADVVAGYYRERLCGGRRVML, encoded by the coding sequence GTGATTGTTTTCATTGACGAGAGCGGCTTGAAGGACGTCTGCAACTGTGTTGCCCTCGGCGCCGTGGCATTTGCATCAAGCAGAGGCGCCACGTATCTAGAGCTGGGTAGACACCTAGTCGACAATATCAAAAGGATGTTGAGAATCGGCGGCGAGTTGAAGTGGCGCGCCGTAAAGAGGAGGGGGAATCCAGAGGCCGTAATAGCACTGATAGAGAAAGCAGCCGAGTTGCGGTACACCGCGTTTCACTACAAAACCCCCGAGGGATTTCTACGGGAGCTGGAGGAGCTGGCCAGAGACGCCGCGCTGGCTGTGTTGGACAACCAATTGCTCCACGGCGACTTGAGGCCGGGGTTTAGGTACGTCGAGAGAGACTCGAGACGCACCCCCGGCATACAGCTCGCCGACGTGGTGGCCGGCTACTACAGAGAGAGGCTGTGTGGGGGTAGGCGGGTGATGTTATAA
- a CDS encoding dolichol kinase, protein MSDLELAAALGAWVMFVTLVLTRLTYKPLSRLGHMRAVYFNRKIIHMLAGGVVAVLVPAFSSWVVPTLSALAIAVFLYVPHRAGRLFWWFQDPGNMYEVSFAVMWGLVVALSWGVLGDWRLGVVPALFMAVGDSATGIVRNLLFKRRTKHWVGNVAMAAVSVPIGWYYLGLPGALAGLLASAVERFEFPPVDDNVLVPLSSFLFLAVTGIFYPL, encoded by the coding sequence GTGTCAGATTTAGAGCTAGCCGCGGCGCTGGGGGCGTGGGTTATGTTTGTCACGCTGGTGTTGACTAGGCTTACATACAAGCCGCTGTCGAGGCTGGGGCATATGCGGGCTGTGTATTTCAACAGGAAGATTATACACATGCTGGCCGGCGGGGTTGTGGCTGTTTTAGTGCCGGCGTTCTCCAGCTGGGTGGTGCCCACGCTGTCGGCGCTTGCAATCGCCGTCTTTCTCTACGTCCCCCACAGGGCGGGGAGGCTTTTCTGGTGGTTTCAGGACCCCGGCAACATGTACGAGGTGTCTTTCGCCGTTATGTGGGGCCTCGTGGTGGCTCTGAGCTGGGGTGTGTTGGGCGACTGGAGGCTCGGCGTGGTGCCGGCTCTTTTCATGGCTGTGGGCGACTCGGCCACCGGCATAGTAAGGAACCTCTTGTTCAAGAGGCGGACTAAGCACTGGGTGGGGAACGTGGCGATGGCCGCGGTCTCTGTGCCGATTGGCTGGTACTACCTAGGGCTCCCCGGCGCCTTGGCAGGCCTTCTGGCCAGCGCCGTGGAGAGGTTCGAGTTTCCGCCGGTTGACGACAACGTGCTGGTCCCCCTCTCCTCCTTCCTATTCCTCGCCGTTACCGGCATATTCTACCCATTATGA